A genomic segment from Triticum dicoccoides isolate Atlit2015 ecotype Zavitan chromosome 1A, WEW_v2.0, whole genome shotgun sequence encodes:
- the LOC119349803 gene encoding uncharacterized protein LOC119349803, producing MRMLKDHQHSIYVQYGYPPGAQHNRLTVASIQQLWNEWEIQCLVLVSFSLQVFLLFFAGLRKRHRSRILSLLLWLAYLLADTVAVFVLGRLTRVGGDDSLVLFWAPFMLLHLGGQDTITAFSMEDCALWKRHLLNLTTQVALAIYVVGKQWQGDKQLVAPMVLIFISGTAKYMERIWILGRAGSWGPISRPWGPLCGQKRTLGVRLDTHAPIWSLFSSDMEDVAHDMFYNSMNYFMNRTSKRLRGTGLGQEERDRLKSDEGVNLAYKLAETQLSLIYDFLYTKFGSLDGVLHRLTILVISSTALALFAVHHKGGMGRSEAVKYYYRVADVAISYILLVGAVAFEISSILMWLMTSYSPSNVCTGPSGGHSPRIVLSILKRLRPAPKSNRLEWSGKLWQYNFIDEIIQKEKATREYGWLKRMMWRIGIKQYHHTTKHVAISPEVKKVFLDKLCNNHWKLYFSSFTAEWAAYIPSSSSGFGAAKQKVRGIFKDRDLVSSAFLWHLVTDICLVRDETPSELRTCSQHVSNYIMHLVYKCNLMVDADGCLFFEECIKWIGAFCKDANYDKRDLLQRFYGDDSHSEGSVGHLASLATDVAFLLNGEVAAADRWEMIATVWMEMLCYIAVNCDHGFHAKQLSAGGEFLTHAKMIMFPILQLSDPDEQMGPRPGA from the coding sequence ACTGACAGTAGCGAGCATCCAGCAGCTCTGGAATGAGTGGGAGATCCAGTGCTTGGTGCTTGTGAGCTTCTCCCTGCaagtcttcctcctcttcttcgcgGGGCTCCGGAAGCGCCATCGCTCTCGCATTCTCAGCCTGCTGCTGTGGCTTGCCTACCTGTTGGCCGACACCGTCGCGGTCTTCGTTCTCGGCCGCCTCACACGTGTTGGAGGCGACGACTCACTGGTGCTCTTCTGGGCACCGTTCATGTTGCTCCACCTCGGAGGGCAGGACACCATCACAGCCTTCTCCATGGAGGACTGCGCACTGTGGAAGAGGCACCTGCTGAACCTCACCACCCAGGTGGCACTGGCCATCTACGTCGTGGGCAAGCAATGGCAAGGGGACAAGCAACTTGTGGCTCCCATGGTGCTAATCTTCATCTCTGGGACAGCCAAATATATGGAGAGAATATGGATACTTGGGAGAGCCGGCTCATGGGGACCTATAAGCAGGCCTTGGGGTCCGTTGTGTGGGCAGAAAAGAACCCTGGGGGTCAGGCTTGACACACATGCTCCTATCTGGTCATTGTTCTCTTCTGACATGGAGGATGTGGCTCATGACATGTTTTATAATAGCATGAACTATTTCATGAACAGGACTAGTAAACGGCTTCGCGGGACTGGTTTAGGTCAGGAGGAACGAGATCGTCTCAAGTCAGACGAGGGAGTTAACTTGGCATACAAGTTGGCTGAGACCCAACTCTCATTGATCTATGACTTCTTGTACACCAAGTTTGGAAGCCTCGATGGTGTGTTGCACCGTCTCACCATCCTTGTCATAAGCTCTACAGCTCTCGCTCTGTTTGCTGTTCATCATAAGGGAGGGATGGGGCGATCAGAAGCTGTGAAGTACTACTACAGAGTAGCTGATGTTGCCATCTCTTACATATTGCTTGTGGGTGCAGTGGCGTTTGAGATATCCTCTATATTGATGTGGCTCATGACATCATATTCGCCATCCAACGTATGCACAGGACCAAGCGGAGGCCATAGTCCAAGAATTGTGCTTAGCATCCTCAAGCGCCTCCGCCCAGCACCGAAAAGCAACAGATTGGAGTGGTCAGGTAAGCTGTGGCAGTATAACTTTATTGATGAAATCATCCAAAAGGAGAAGGCAACAAGGGAATATGGATGGCTGAAACGGATGATGTGGCGTATCGGCATCAAGCAATACCACCACACAACCAAACATGTTGCCATCTCCCCAGAGGTAAAGAAGGTGTTCCTTGATAAGCTGTGTAACAATCACTGGAAGTTGTACTTCAGCAGCTTCACTGCCGAGTGGGCAGCTtatattccttcctcctcctctggGTTTGGTGCAGCTAAGCAGAAAGTCCGAGGCATCTTCAAAGACAGGGATCTTGTATCAAGTGCCTTTCTTTGGCACCTTGTGACAGACATATGCCTAGTAAGGGACGAGACGCCCTCTGAGCTTAGAACCTGCAGCCAACACGTGTCCAATTACATCATGCACCTGGTCTACAAGTGCAACTTGATGGTTGATGCTGACGGGTGTTTATTTTTCGAAGAATGTATAAAGTGGATTGGCGCGTTTTGCAAAGATGCCAACTATGATAAGAGGGACCTCCTCCAGAGATTCTACGGTGACGATTCTCACTCTGAAGGTTCAGTTGGCCATCTAGCTAGTCTAGCTACTGATGTGGCTTTTCTGCTCAACGGTGAAGTAGCAGCTGCTGATCGGTGGGAGATGATCGCAACGGTATGGATGGAAATGCTCTGCTACATCGCAGTCAACTGTGATCATGGGTTCCATGCCAAGCAGCTGAGCGCTGGAGGGGAGTTCCTCACTCATGCCAAGATGATCATGTTTCCCATACTACAATTGTCTGATCCCGATGAGCAGATGGGGCCGAGGCCCGGGGCGTGA